The Endozoicomonas montiporae CL-33 genome contains a region encoding:
- a CDS encoding AraC family transcriptional regulator — protein sequence MSHSIARVSIPGGRPLNVLEFDDDDSYIRPHRHEYYEIIWSMRDFGRHSIDFVEYPVKALRLYTIFPGQVHESSQLGDHVRLITFKPGYLDNNVKQKRMLEKVFSFHQSREPYIDIDETAGHELGMLFSILVRENRKSKPDWDLQESLLSSFLYYLAGYASDGVSDNELKDERVGRLLFCIDQHFRQERKTGFYASQLNLTGKRVNELAQKYLGKTVTTLIHDRIILEAHRELAFTTKTVTTIAIELGYEDPSYFCRFFRRVTGESPAAFRDRVFK from the coding sequence GTGAGCCATTCAATAGCACGAGTCAGCATACCGGGTGGTCGCCCTTTGAACGTACTGGAGTTCGATGACGATGATTCTTATATCCGCCCGCACCGGCATGAATACTATGAAATCATCTGGAGCATGCGCGACTTTGGCAGGCATAGCATCGACTTCGTTGAGTATCCGGTGAAGGCGCTCCGGCTATACACCATTTTTCCCGGGCAGGTTCATGAGTCCAGCCAACTGGGCGACCATGTCCGTTTGATCACCTTTAAGCCCGGCTATCTGGACAACAATGTCAAACAGAAACGGATGCTGGAAAAGGTGTTTTCATTTCATCAGTCCAGAGAGCCTTATATTGATATTGATGAAACCGCCGGTCACGAACTGGGGATGCTTTTCTCTATTCTGGTGCGTGAAAATCGCAAATCGAAACCAGACTGGGATTTGCAGGAGTCCTTGCTAAGTAGCTTTTTGTATTATCTGGCGGGTTATGCGTCTGATGGCGTCAGTGACAATGAACTGAAAGATGAACGCGTAGGGCGGCTATTGTTTTGCATCGATCAGCATTTCAGGCAGGAGCGAAAAACAGGGTTCTATGCCAGTCAACTCAACCTTACCGGAAAGCGAGTGAATGAGTTGGCTCAGAAATACCTTGGTAAAACAGTCACTACTCTAATACACGACCGTATTATTCTGGAAGCGCATCGCGAGCTGGCATTCACAACAAAAACGGTAACAACCATTGCTATAGAGCTGGGTTATGAAGACCCTTCTTATTTCTGTCGTTTTTTTCGCAGAGTCACTGGAGAATCTCCGGCTGCTTTTCGAGACCGGGTGTTTAAATAA
- the ftsX gene encoding permease-like cell division protein FtsX, whose product MFPRKGRRNGSRSDSKARKPAKSPDIRQESDAERGAAKHEAGGFSFTYLKALHRQNAVESFRRLIQAPVSTLLNCLMIGVAFALPALMYLLIANLQVLGNGWEGNPRISVYLDADLNRSQIANIRAEIANDPDVDSIAYISPDEGLQEFQQKTDMQGVVNALGFNPLPGVIEVLPIPGLTYEEMDGLAERYQNVSGILESKLDREWVQRLQSIVDLLDQFALLLSLLLGITVILAIGNTVRLGIESRRDEIKVIKLVGGTDGFVMLPFLYAGVWYGLGGALLAYLVSWAVLLGLMSNVLELAGLYGSSFAPKGPGISVLLTLIFSGIVLGVAGAAVSCQRHIRNIDMT is encoded by the coding sequence ATGTTTCCCAGAAAAGGTCGTCGTAACGGCTCACGAAGCGACAGCAAGGCTCGCAAACCAGCCAAAAGCCCGGATATCAGGCAGGAATCTGATGCCGAGCGAGGCGCTGCAAAGCACGAAGCCGGTGGCTTCAGTTTTACTTACCTGAAAGCGCTGCACCGACAGAATGCGGTTGAATCCTTCCGCCGGTTGATTCAGGCACCAGTGTCCACACTGCTGAACTGTTTAATGATTGGTGTCGCGTTTGCACTGCCTGCCCTGATGTATCTGTTGATTGCTAATCTGCAGGTGCTGGGTAATGGCTGGGAAGGTAATCCCCGTATTTCTGTTTATCTTGATGCCGACCTGAATCGCTCGCAAATTGCCAATATTCGCGCTGAAATTGCCAACGATCCGGATGTGGATTCTATAGCCTACATCTCTCCTGATGAAGGCTTGCAAGAGTTTCAGCAGAAAACCGATATGCAGGGGGTCGTTAATGCTCTTGGGTTTAATCCTTTACCCGGAGTGATTGAAGTCTTGCCCATTCCCGGCCTGACCTATGAAGAAATGGATGGGTTGGCAGAACGCTACCAGAACGTTTCCGGTATTCTGGAGTCAAAACTCGACAGGGAATGGGTACAGCGTTTGCAGTCTATTGTTGATCTGCTGGATCAATTTGCCCTGTTGTTGTCACTATTGCTGGGGATTACCGTTATTCTGGCGATAGGTAATACTGTGCGTTTGGGTATTGAAAGCCGGCGTGATGAGATAAAAGTTATCAAGCTGGTGGGCGGTACCGATGGCTTTGTGATGCTGCCTTTCCTTTATGCCGGAGTATGGTACGGGTTGGGTGGAGCCCTTCTGGCTTACCTGGTTTCCTGGGCGGTTTTGTTGGGTTTAATGTCTAATGTATTGGAGCTGGCTGGCCTGTATGGCAGTTCATTTGCCCCGAAAGGGCCGGGAATCAGCGTTCTGCTAACCCTGATATTCAGTGGTATTGTATTGGGTGTCGCAGGCGCAGCAGTCAGCTGTCAGCGTCATATTCGCAATATTGACATGACGTAA
- the rpoH gene encoding RNA polymerase sigma factor RpoH, with amino-acid sequence MGTSLQPVDMLVPGRNIEAYMQGVSSIAVLSAEEERSIADRLYYKNDLEAARQLVMSHLRFVVHIAKSYTGYGLPISDLVQEGNVGLMKAVKRFNPEVGVRLVSFAVHWIKAEIHEYILKNWRIVKIATTKAQRKLFFNLRSSKKRLSWFTSDEVKSVANDLGVEPNVVREMEGRMAGQDTAFDGYATDDDDHAYQAPAHYLEDKSHDPATLLEDSDWSQSSVNMLRNALAQLDERSQDILQQRWLSEEKATLHELADKYGVSAERIRQLEKNAMKKVKLAISA; translated from the coding sequence ATGGGAACCAGTCTTCAACCAGTTGATATGTTAGTGCCAGGACGCAATATTGAAGCGTACATGCAGGGCGTTAGCAGCATTGCTGTGTTGTCTGCTGAAGAAGAGCGTTCTATCGCAGATCGCCTTTACTATAAAAATGATCTTGAAGCTGCCCGCCAGCTGGTTATGTCGCACCTGCGTTTTGTCGTGCATATTGCCAAAAGCTATACCGGTTATGGCCTGCCGATTTCCGACCTGGTTCAGGAAGGCAATGTAGGTCTGATGAAGGCAGTAAAACGTTTTAATCCTGAAGTTGGTGTACGTCTGGTGTCTTTTGCTGTGCACTGGATTAAAGCGGAAATTCACGAATATATTCTGAAAAACTGGCGAATTGTCAAAATCGCCACCACCAAGGCCCAGCGTAAACTGTTCTTCAACCTGCGCAGCTCCAAAAAGCGTCTTTCCTGGTTCACCAGCGACGAAGTCAAGTCGGTGGCCAACGATCTGGGGGTAGAGCCTAACGTCGTGCGGGAAATGGAAGGTCGTATGGCGGGGCAGGATACAGCCTTTGATGGCTATGCAACAGACGACGATGATCATGCTTATCAGGCGCCTGCTCATTATCTGGAAGACAAAAGCCACGATCCGGCCACATTGCTGGAAGACAGTGACTGGTCGCAGTCATCCGTTAATATGTTGCGTAACGCACTGGCACAGCTGGATGAGCGCAGTCAGGACATTCTCCAGCAACGCTGGTTGAGTGAAGAAAAAGCGACCCTCCATGAGCTGGCAGATAAATACGGTGTGTCTGCCGAGCGTATTCGTCAGCTTGAGAAGAATGCAATGAAAAAGGTGAAGCTGGCTATTTCAGCCTGA
- a CDS encoding ammonium transporter, producing the protein MSGALVMWMAAGFAMLEAGLVRSKNTVEILTKNIALFAIACTMYLLCGYAIMYPGTNEGGILPVLGTLIGGENSVEAVTAGGDDAPYYSLRSDFFFQVVFVATAMSIVSGAVAERMKLWSFLLFAVFMTGFIYPVQGFWKWGGGFLNEAGFQDFAGSGVVHMAGAAAALAGVLLLGARKGKYGKDGSINPMPGANLPLATLGTFILWLGWFGFNGGSQLKISDVENANAVAQIFVNTNAGAAGGVIAALIVARLLFGKADLTMALNGALAGLVAITAEPLTPSALAATLIGAVGGSLVVFAIVALDKLRLDDPVGAISVHGVVGIWGLLAVPLTNGDATLSAQLLGIVSIFAWVFGASLVVWGVVKAVIGLRITEEEEYEGADLTECGMEAYPEFTGKQ; encoded by the coding sequence ATGTCGGGCGCGCTGGTCATGTGGATGGCAGCGGGTTTTGCTATGCTTGAAGCCGGTCTGGTACGTTCGAAAAACACCGTTGAGATACTGACCAAAAACATTGCCCTGTTTGCCATTGCCTGCACCATGTATCTACTGTGTGGCTACGCAATCATGTATCCGGGCACCAATGAAGGTGGCATCCTGCCGGTTCTGGGCACCTTGATTGGCGGTGAAAATTCGGTTGAAGCCGTTACCGCCGGTGGCGATGATGCGCCTTACTATTCATTGCGTTCAGATTTCTTCTTCCAGGTGGTCTTTGTCGCGACTGCCATGTCCATTGTCTCTGGTGCAGTGGCTGAACGAATGAAGCTCTGGTCGTTCCTGCTGTTTGCCGTGTTTATGACTGGCTTTATCTATCCGGTTCAGGGCTTCTGGAAGTGGGGCGGCGGTTTCCTGAATGAAGCTGGTTTCCAGGACTTCGCAGGTTCCGGTGTGGTGCATATGGCGGGTGCTGCTGCGGCTCTGGCGGGTGTTCTGCTGCTGGGTGCCCGTAAAGGCAAGTATGGTAAGGATGGTTCCATCAACCCGATGCCGGGCGCTAACCTGCCGCTGGCGACTTTGGGAACCTTTATCCTCTGGCTGGGCTGGTTCGGCTTTAACGGTGGTTCCCAGCTGAAGATTTCTGATGTTGAAAACGCTAACGCTGTCGCTCAGATTTTTGTGAACACCAATGCCGGCGCTGCTGGTGGTGTGATTGCTGCGCTGATTGTTGCACGACTGCTGTTTGGTAAAGCCGATCTGACCATGGCTCTGAATGGTGCTCTGGCCGGTCTGGTAGCGATTACTGCAGAACCCCTGACTCCGTCGGCTCTGGCTGCAACCTTGATCGGTGCTGTGGGTGGCTCACTGGTTGTATTTGCCATTGTTGCTCTCGACAAGCTGCGTCTGGATGATCCGGTGGGTGCCATCTCTGTTCACGGTGTCGTCGGTATCTGGGGTCTGCTGGCTGTGCCTCTGACCAATGGTGATGCGACACTGAGCGCTCAGCTGCTGGGTATTGTTTCCATCTTCGCCTGGGTGTTCGGTGCTTCACTGGTTGTCTGGGGTGTGGTGAAAGCGGTGATTGGCCTGCGTATTACTGAAGAAGAAGAATACGAAGGCGCTGACCTGACCGAGTGTGGTATGGAAGCTTACCCTGAGTTCACTGGTAAGCAGTAA
- the ftsE gene encoding cell division ATP-binding protein FtsE has product MIRFDNVCKRYPGGHVGLENVSFHLRRGEIAFLTGHSGAGKSTLLKLIMRMEQATSGQVLVGGHNVKDLNHGQVPYFRRNIGLVFQDHQLLFDRSVFDNVALPLTIAGVSREEAAGRVRAALDMVGLLNKEKMLPSSLSGGQQQRVGLARAVVNRPPVILADEPTGNLDPNLSAEVMKLFENFNQIGVTVLIASHDLALVARMRHRVLTLDQGLLVNDQEVA; this is encoded by the coding sequence ATGATACGCTTTGACAATGTCTGCAAGCGTTACCCGGGAGGGCATGTGGGGCTGGAGAATGTCAGCTTCCACCTGCGCCGGGGTGAGATTGCCTTTCTCACAGGTCACTCCGGAGCGGGTAAAAGTACCCTGCTCAAGTTGATTATGCGCATGGAGCAGGCCACCAGTGGTCAGGTGCTGGTGGGTGGACATAACGTTAAAGACCTGAATCACGGTCAGGTTCCCTATTTTCGGCGGAACATCGGGCTGGTGTTTCAGGATCATCAGCTACTGTTTGATCGCTCTGTCTTCGATAATGTTGCCCTGCCGCTGACGATTGCCGGTGTTTCCCGTGAAGAAGCTGCCGGTCGGGTGCGCGCTGCACTGGATATGGTCGGTTTGCTTAACAAGGAAAAAATGCTGCCTTCTTCCCTGTCGGGTGGACAGCAGCAGAGGGTGGGTTTGGCTCGTGCCGTGGTGAATCGCCCTCCGGTGATTCTGGCTGATGAACCTACCGGTAACCTTGACCCGAATCTCTCTGCCGAAGTAATGAAACTGTTTGAGAACTTTAACCAGATTGGCGTTACCGTACTGATTGCCAGTCATGATCTTGCGCTGGTGGCTCGTATGCGGCACCGGGTGCTGACTCTGGATCAGGGGTTGCTGGTGAATGATCAGGAGGTGGCCTGA
- a CDS encoding accessory factor UbiK family protein gives MIQTNNNSHVQHVAVTLIHRKPSGTTMIDKAAIINNIASKAGQILSAEKSKTAEDIEHNIKALVSSTMTKFELVSQDEFDAQMAVLRHTRERLETLEKKVAELEAAMSGTSE, from the coding sequence ATGATCCAAACCAATAACAACAGCCATGTACAGCATGTGGCAGTCACCCTTATTCACAGAAAGCCGTCAGGAACCACCATGATCGACAAGGCCGCCATCATCAATAACATCGCCAGCAAGGCAGGTCAGATTCTCAGTGCGGAAAAAAGCAAAACCGCTGAAGATATCGAGCACAATATTAAAGCGCTGGTCAGCAGCACCATGACCAAGTTTGAACTGGTGTCTCAGGACGAGTTCGATGCCCAGATGGCTGTATTGCGTCACACCCGCGAGCGCCTGGAAACGCTAGAAAAGAAAGTGGCAGAACTTGAAGCTGCCATGTCGGGTACATCCGAATAA
- a CDS encoding OFA family MFS transporter, giving the protein MNRAFKILIAAVFINLCVGVLYAWSVISRALVNQMGWSNAEAGLPYTIAVVTFALGVLAAGNLQDRMGPQKLVITGVGMVGLGMLASSMATTPFALLMTFGVLVGTGIGFAYACLSPTAMKWFHPSKKGMVNGLIAGGFGMAPLYLAPLSSALILSMGVSATFMALGVAVLVIGLPLAFTIVTPPAGYQPEVPAGYNEPAGKAASRNFTWREMVRTRQFYLMWIAFAFASSAGLMLIGNITSIASIQGNKTDVAYLVSLLAVANTLGRILMGMLSDKIGRTPTLLLAVAMQTANMLMFPYYTGEAGFIAGAIVAGVSYGALLSVFPSMTADYFGIKNYGSNFGVLYLAWGASGFMGPVMAGIVVDATGGYGLAYSISAVMLAIAGAAAFFTKPVNVDELEQKGILKAA; this is encoded by the coding sequence ATGAACCGAGCATTTAAGATCCTTATAGCGGCTGTCTTTATAAATCTGTGTGTGGGTGTTTTATACGCCTGGAGTGTCATCAGCAGGGCGTTAGTCAACCAGATGGGTTGGTCTAATGCGGAGGCTGGATTGCCTTATACGATTGCTGTCGTCACTTTTGCCCTGGGTGTACTGGCTGCGGGAAACCTGCAGGACCGGATGGGGCCTCAAAAACTCGTTATTACCGGTGTCGGTATGGTGGGACTGGGTATGCTGGCCTCATCAATGGCAACAACGCCTTTTGCACTGTTAATGACCTTTGGCGTGCTGGTGGGAACCGGTATTGGCTTCGCCTACGCCTGTCTCAGCCCGACGGCAATGAAATGGTTTCATCCTTCTAAAAAAGGCATGGTGAATGGTCTGATTGCCGGTGGTTTTGGCATGGCACCACTTTATCTTGCACCATTAAGCAGTGCCCTGATTCTCAGTATGGGCGTCAGCGCTACCTTCATGGCTTTGGGTGTTGCTGTTCTGGTGATTGGTCTGCCACTGGCGTTTACTATTGTTACTCCTCCGGCAGGTTATCAGCCAGAAGTTCCGGCTGGATACAATGAACCTGCTGGTAAAGCCGCTTCACGTAATTTCACATGGCGTGAAATGGTTCGAACCCGTCAGTTTTATTTGATGTGGATTGCGTTTGCTTTTGCTTCTTCTGCCGGTTTGATGCTGATTGGTAATATCACCAGTATTGCGTCCATTCAGGGTAATAAGACAGATGTCGCTTATTTGGTTTCTCTGTTGGCGGTGGCCAATACACTGGGCCGAATTCTTATGGGTATGCTGTCTGATAAAATTGGACGCACCCCGACCCTGTTGCTGGCGGTTGCCATGCAGACGGCTAACATGCTGATGTTTCCATACTATACAGGCGAAGCTGGCTTTATTGCGGGTGCCATTGTTGCCGGTGTCAGCTATGGCGCTTTGCTGAGTGTATTCCCGTCGATGACTGCGGACTACTTTGGTATCAAAAACTACGGCTCTAACTTCGGCGTACTGTACCTTGCCTGGGGTGCCAGTGGTTTCATGGGCCCGGTTATGGCAGGTATTGTTGTGGATGCCACTGGCGGTTATGGTCTGGCTTACAGCATTTCGGCAGTGATGCTGGCGATTGCCGGTGCCGCAGCGTTCTTCACCAAGCCGGTCAATGTGGATGAGCTGGAACAGAAGGGTATTCTGAAGGCAGCTTGA
- the ftsY gene encoding signal recognition particle-docking protein FtsY, with amino-acid sequence MFGSRKNDEKKAKRRFWPWGRREEKTQAPETVDNTQDNVEAAAEPVAESIVEAPVEPVVERNEQVPTEVVAPVEPEQADEPAAEQPEVAALSEAVVAEPEEIEEPQKVETIVEEAEPVQEAPVEPEPEPEPEPEPEPEPEPEPVQDVAVAPQPEPKEEKLGFFARMKKGLSKTRTALVEGVADIFIGKKEIDDDLLEELETQLLVADVGVEATTEIIKRLTQRVSRKELDDADALMEALKQELQGILVPADKPLVIDGQKAPFVMLVVGVNGVGKTTTIGKVARKLQAEGKSVMLAAGDTFRAAAVEQLQVWGERNNIPVVAQHTGADSASVIYDAFEAAKARGVDVLIADTAGRLHNKDNLMEELKKVKRVLGKLDDSAPHETLLVLDAGTGQNALNQAKIFNEAVELSGLALTKLDGTAKGGVIFALSKQMQLPIRFLGVGEQIDDLRPFNASEFVEALFDRKSDT; translated from the coding sequence ATGTTCGGTTCTCGCAAAAATGATGAGAAGAAGGCCAAGCGACGTTTTTGGCCCTGGGGACGCAGGGAGGAGAAAACCCAAGCCCCGGAAACCGTGGACAATACCCAGGATAATGTTGAAGCAGCGGCAGAGCCCGTTGCTGAGTCTATTGTTGAAGCGCCAGTAGAACCTGTTGTTGAGCGTAATGAGCAGGTTCCCACTGAGGTGGTTGCTCCTGTCGAGCCGGAACAGGCTGATGAACCTGCTGCTGAGCAGCCGGAAGTGGCAGCACTGTCTGAAGCGGTGGTGGCTGAGCCAGAAGAAATAGAAGAGCCTCAAAAAGTTGAAACGATTGTTGAAGAGGCTGAACCGGTACAGGAAGCTCCTGTAGAGCCAGAGCCAGAGCCAGAGCCAGAGCCAGAGCCAGAGCCAGAGCCAGAGCCAGAGCCAGTTCAGGATGTTGCTGTTGCTCCTCAGCCTGAACCTAAGGAAGAAAAGCTCGGTTTCTTTGCCCGCATGAAGAAAGGGCTCAGCAAAACCCGAACCGCTCTGGTTGAGGGTGTGGCTGATATCTTCATTGGTAAAAAGGAGATCGACGACGATCTGCTGGAAGAACTGGAAACCCAGTTGTTGGTAGCAGACGTTGGTGTTGAAGCAACCACCGAGATCATCAAGCGACTGACTCAGCGTGTCAGCCGTAAAGAGCTGGACGATGCCGACGCGCTGATGGAAGCTCTGAAGCAGGAACTCCAGGGCATTCTGGTGCCTGCAGACAAACCATTGGTGATTGATGGGCAAAAAGCCCCGTTTGTCATGTTGGTGGTCGGTGTTAATGGTGTGGGCAAAACCACAACCATTGGCAAGGTGGCACGCAAACTTCAGGCGGAAGGTAAAAGCGTGATGTTGGCGGCGGGCGATACGTTCCGTGCCGCTGCGGTTGAACAGCTTCAGGTGTGGGGCGAGCGCAATAACATTCCAGTAGTAGCCCAGCACACTGGTGCTGACAGTGCTTCTGTCATTTACGATGCATTCGAAGCGGCTAAAGCTCGTGGTGTTGATGTTCTGATTGCTGATACCGCCGGTCGTCTGCACAACAAAGACAACCTGATGGAAGAGCTGAAGAAAGTGAAGCGGGTGTTGGGTAAGCTGGACGACAGCGCGCCGCACGAAACCCTGCTGGTGCTGGATGCCGGTACGGGTCAGAATGCCCTGAATCAGGCCAAAATCTTCAATGAAGCGGTTGAACTGTCTGGTCTGGCTCTGACCAAGCTGGATGGTACTGCAAAAGGCGGTGTTATTTTTGCCCTGTCCAAACAGATGCAGCTGCCCATTCGTTTTCTGGGTGTGGGTGAGCAGATTGACGATTTGCGACCATTTAATGCCAGCGAATTTGTTGAAGCCCTTTTCGACAGAAAATCTGATACCTAA
- a CDS encoding YifB family Mg chelatase-like AAA ATPase, whose protein sequence is MSKIAVVHTRARTGLEAPAVTVEVHLSAGLPALNIVGLPETAVRESKDRVRSALINSGYEFPTSRITVNLAPADLPKEGGRFDLPIALGILAASGQLPVDSLNDYEFLGELALTGKLRPITGALPAAIAARQASHRLLIPDDSAQTASLCREAEVFGAENLLQVCAHLTGQTVLEPVITHLDSTETFIYPDLSDVKGQQQAKRALATAAAGGHHLLFFGPPGTGKTMLASRLPGILPELSDDEALEVSAIHSLSLQQQPVGWKQRPFRNPHHTSSAVSLVGGGTHPRPGEISYAHHGVLFLDELPEFQRLALEVLREPLETGEVLIARAKGQATFPAAFQLVTAMNPCPCGYLGDSRRSCECSPEQVRRYQRKISGPLLNRIDLQIEVASQNAATLFQQTNSDNEYSSESIRNLVVKARARQFKRQGKTNARLSAHEINQHCKLDEAQQTFLTSLCDKLGYSARAVHRILRVARTLADIDEQKQIQKNHLAEAIHYRKLDRERLQK, encoded by the coding sequence GTGTCTAAAATCGCGGTTGTACACACTCGTGCCAGAACCGGGCTGGAAGCACCGGCAGTCACTGTAGAGGTTCACTTGTCAGCCGGGCTGCCTGCACTGAATATTGTTGGTTTGCCGGAAACCGCAGTGCGTGAAAGCAAAGACCGGGTACGCAGCGCACTGATCAACAGTGGTTACGAGTTTCCGACCAGCCGGATTACGGTCAACCTGGCACCAGCCGATTTGCCCAAAGAAGGCGGTCGGTTTGATTTGCCCATTGCCCTTGGCATTCTGGCAGCATCAGGCCAGCTACCAGTGGATTCATTGAATGACTACGAGTTTCTCGGCGAGCTTGCCCTTACTGGAAAACTACGTCCGATTACCGGTGCGTTACCTGCCGCCATTGCAGCCAGACAGGCTTCTCACCGTCTGCTGATTCCTGATGACAGTGCACAAACCGCCAGCCTGTGCCGTGAAGCTGAAGTATTTGGGGCGGAAAATCTGTTACAGGTATGTGCCCACCTGACCGGACAAACCGTGTTAGAACCGGTCATTACACATCTGGACAGTACTGAAACCTTCATTTATCCGGATTTATCTGACGTTAAGGGACAACAGCAAGCAAAGCGGGCACTCGCCACCGCTGCGGCAGGCGGACACCACCTGTTGTTTTTCGGACCACCGGGAACGGGGAAAACCATGCTGGCCAGCCGTTTACCGGGTATTCTGCCAGAACTATCGGACGATGAAGCTCTCGAAGTGTCGGCGATTCATTCTCTATCTCTGCAACAGCAGCCCGTAGGATGGAAGCAGCGTCCGTTCAGGAACCCGCATCATACGTCATCTGCCGTTTCACTGGTGGGAGGCGGTACACACCCACGTCCCGGTGAAATATCGTATGCGCATCACGGCGTACTGTTTCTTGACGAATTGCCTGAGTTTCAGAGGCTGGCACTGGAAGTGCTACGCGAACCTCTGGAAACCGGAGAAGTGCTTATTGCCCGCGCCAAAGGGCAGGCAACCTTTCCTGCAGCGTTTCAGCTAGTCACTGCCATGAATCCCTGTCCCTGTGGTTATCTGGGTGATTCTCGCCGAAGTTGCGAGTGCTCTCCCGAACAGGTCAGACGTTATCAGCGCAAAATTTCCGGCCCACTTCTGAATCGTATTGATTTGCAAATTGAAGTGGCCTCACAAAATGCAGCGACATTGTTTCAACAGACAAACTCTGACAACGAATATTCCAGTGAATCCATTCGCAATCTGGTAGTTAAAGCCAGAGCACGACAATTCAAACGACAGGGAAAGACCAATGCGCGTCTGTCAGCCCATGAAATTAACCAACACTGCAAACTGGATGAAGCACAGCAAACCTTTCTGACCAGTCTCTGTGACAAACTGGGGTATTCGGCCAGAGCCGTACATCGTATTCTCAGGGTAGCTCGTACTCTGGCAGACATTGATGAACAGAAGCAGATTCAGAAAAATCATCTGGCAGAGGCCATTCATTACCGAAAGCTTGATCGGGAACGCCTGCAAAAATAG
- the glnK gene encoding P-II family nitrogen regulator, which produces MKLVSAIIKPFKLDDVREALSDIGVQGITVTEVKGFGRQKGHTELYRGAEYVVDFLPKVKIEVGISDDLLDQVIESISKAANTGKIGDGKIFVTTLEQAIRIRTGETGEDAI; this is translated from the coding sequence ATGAAGTTGGTATCAGCCATTATAAAGCCCTTCAAACTCGACGATGTTCGTGAAGCATTGTCAGACATTGGCGTGCAGGGTATCACCGTCACTGAAGTAAAAGGCTTTGGTCGTCAGAAAGGTCACACCGAGCTGTACCGTGGAGCCGAATACGTTGTGGACTTTCTGCCCAAGGTAAAAATTGAAGTGGGTATTTCCGATGACCTGCTGGACCAGGTGATTGAGTCCATTTCCAAAGCGGCAAATACCGGCAAGATTGGTGACGGCAAAATTTTTGTCACCACGCTGGAGCAAGCGATTCGAATTCGTACCGGCGAAACCGGTGAAGACGCTATCTGA